A window from Drosophila kikkawai strain 14028-0561.14 chromosome 2L, DkikHiC1v2, whole genome shotgun sequence encodes these proteins:
- the Arr1 gene encoding phosrestin-2, translated as MVVNFKVFKKCSPNNMITLYMNRREFVDSVTQVEPIDGIVVLDDEYVRQNRKIFVQLVCNFRYGREDDEMIGLRFQKELTLVSQQVCPPQKQDITLTKMQERLLKKLGSNAYPFVMQMPPSSPASVVLQQRASDESQPCGVQYFVKIFTGDSDCDRSHRRSTINLGIRKVQYAPTKQGIQPCTVVRKDFLLSPGELELEVTLDKQLYHHGEKISVNICVRNNSNKVVKKVKAMVQQGVDVVLFQNGQFRNTIAFMETSEGCPLNPGSSLQKVMYLVPTLVANCDRAGIAVEGDIKRKDTALASTTLIASQDARDAFGIIVSYAVKVKLFLGALGGELCAELPFILMHPKPSRKAQLEAEGSIEA; from the exons ATGGTGGTTAACTTCAAGGTGTTCAAGAAATGTTCCCCGAACAACATGATCACGCTCTACATGAACAGGCGTGAATTTGTGGATTCCGTCACGCAGGTGGAGCCAATCG ATGGAATCGTGGTGCTGGACGATGAGTACGTGCGCCAGAACCGCAAAATCTTCGTGCAGCTGGTGTGCAACTTCCGCTATGGACGCGAGGACGATGAGATGATCGGTCTGCGATTCCAGAAGGAGCTCACCCTGGTCTCCCAGCAGGTGTGCCCGCCCCAGAAGCAGGATATTACGCTGACCAAGATGCAGGAGCGTCTGCTCAAGAAGCTCGGCTCCAATGCCTATCCTTTTGTGATGCAAATGCCGCCCAGCTCGCCGGCCTCGGTGGTCCTGCAGCAGCGGGCCAGCGACGAGAGCCAGCCATGTGGCGTGCAGTACTTTGTGAAGATCTTCACCGGAGACAGCGACTGTGACCGCTCGCATCGCCGCAGCACTATCAACCTGGGCATTCGCAAGGTGCAGTATGCCCCCACCAAGCAGGGCATCCAGCCCTGCACCGTGGTGCGCAAGGACTTCCTTCTGTCGCCCGGTGAACTCGAGCTGGAGGTAACCCTCGACAAGCAGCTGTACCATCATGGCGAGAAGATCTCGGTCAATATCTGCGTGCGAAACAACTCGAACAAGGTGGTCAAGAAGGTCAAGGCCATGGTGCAGCAGGGCGTCGATGTAGTGCTCTTCCAGAACGGTCAATTCCGCAATACCATCGCCTTTATGGAGACCAGCGAGGGCTGCCCGCTGAATCCGGGCTCCAGCCTGCAGAAGGTCATGTATCTGGTGCCTACTTTGGTGGCCAACTGTGACCGAGCCGGCATTGCCGTCGAGGGTGATATCAAGCGCAAGGACACCGCTTTGGCCTCGACTACACT cATCGCCAGCCAGGATGCCAGGGATGCCTTTGGCATTATCGTGTCTTATGCTGTGAAAGTCAAGCTTTTCCTGGGCGCCCTTGGCGGCGAGCTCTGCGCTGAGCTGCCCTTCATTCTGATGCACCCCAAG CCCAGCCGCAAGGCCCAACTCGAGGCCGAGGGCTCCATTGaggcttaa